One window from the genome of Paramisgurnus dabryanus chromosome 20, PD_genome_1.1, whole genome shotgun sequence encodes:
- the ccsapb gene encoding centriole, cilia and spindle-associated protein produces MVIKRIRSEYMKRFKDPKWETYAKCYDDLLKYRMSRRLLEQAHNPWFWEEWGSETESSGKSTPVCRNKVEPLRPHDEKPARPANVTTEPAAEPEPQREVQETNVVPRDAEQNHQVVEEEALVPETDTHTQNTPKSKRHRTTRSKVKPHVTKDTDKENRHPFALYGSGEKQTDMASRKTHNVGPVASTSEIHESALRAKTRREVEKQMKRVDKQRARSVDLVKIVNESAPDYNPWMTEYMRCFSARTR; encoded by the exons ATGGTGATAAAGCGAATTAGATCGGAATACATGAAGAGGTTTAAGGACCCAAAATGGGAAACCTACGCAAAGTGTTATGATGATTTGCTGAAGTACCGTATGTCAAGACGACTGCTGGAGCAAGCACACAACCCCTGGTTTTGGGAAGAATGGGGAAGTGAGACAGAGTCCAGTGGAAAATCTACTCCTGTGTGTCGAAACAAAGTTGAACCCCTGAGGCCACATGATGAGAAACCAGCACGACCTGCAAATGTGACAACAGAACCTGCAGCTGAACCAGAACCTCAGAGGGAAGTACAAGAAACCA ACGTAGTTCCCAGAGATGCTGAGCAGAATCATCAGGTTGTGGAGGAAGAGGCTCTCGTACCAGAAACTGATACACATACCCAGAACACACCAAAGAGCAAACGCCACAGGACCACAAGATCAAAGGTCAAGCCGCATGTCACCAAAGACACAGACAAAGAGAATCGTCACCCTTTTGCACTGTATGGATCAGGAGAGAAACAGACAGATATGGCCTCCAGGAAAACCCATAATGTTGGTCCTGTAGCATCAACCTCAGAG ATCCATGAGTCAGCTTTGCGAGCAAAAACCAGACGGGAGGTGGAAAAACAGATGAAGAGAGTTGACAAGCAGAGAGCAAGATCCGTTGACTTGGTAAAGATCGTAAATGAGAGTGCACCGGATTACAACCCCTGGATGACAGAGTACATGCGCTGCTTCTCTGCTAGAACTCGG